Proteins found in one Deinococcus misasensis DSM 22328 genomic segment:
- the rplX gene encoding 50S ribosomal protein L24 gives MGLHVKKGDLVYVASGKDKGKTGKVLLALPSENKVVVEGVNVVKKHVKANANNPQGGIEEREAALHASKVRIVDPETGKPTRTRKQVVDGKKVRVATKSGKVID, from the coding sequence ATGGGTCTGCACGTGAAGAAAGGCGACCTCGTTTACGTCGCCAGCGGTAAAGACAAAGGAAAAACCGGTAAGGTTCTCCTGGCCCTGCCCAGCGAAAACAAAGTGGTTGTGGAAGGCGTCAACGTGGTGAAAAAGCACGTCAAAGCCAACGCCAACAACCCCCAAGGTGGCATCGAAGAGCGCGAAGCTGCACTGCACGCTTCCAAAGTTCGCATCGTTGACCCCGAGACCGGCAAGCCCACCCGCACTCGTAAGCAAGTCGTGGACGGTAAAAAAGTCCGCGTGGCCACGAAGAGCGGCAAAGTGATCGACTGA
- the rplF gene encoding 50S ribosomal protein L6 translates to MSRIGKQPITVPSGVQASVNNGEFKVKGPKGELTVPFNSELTVAVDGGTITVTRPSDQPRHRALHGLTRTLVANAVKGVSEGYTINMELKGVGYRAKLAGKNIELTIGYSHPVIMEPPAGITFAVPEPTKLSITGIDKQLVGQTAANLRKVRKPDVYHGKGVRYAGEQIALKAGKAGATGGKGKK, encoded by the coding sequence ATGTCCCGTATTGGTAAACAACCCATCACCGTTCCCTCTGGCGTGCAAGCCAGCGTGAACAACGGTGAATTCAAAGTCAAAGGCCCCAAAGGCGAACTGACTGTTCCTTTCAACAGTGAGCTCACCGTGGCCGTGGACGGCGGCACCATCACCGTGACCCGTCCCAGCGACCAGCCCCGCCACCGCGCCCTGCACGGCCTGACCCGCACTCTGGTCGCCAACGCCGTGAAAGGTGTGAGCGAAGGCTACACCATCAACATGGAACTCAAAGGTGTGGGTTACCGTGCCAAACTGGCCGGCAAAAACATCGAGCTGACCATCGGTTACAGCCACCCTGTGATCATGGAGCCCCCAGCCGGAATCACCTTTGCTGTGCCCGAGCCCACCAAGCTCTCCATCACTGGCATCGACAAGCAACTGGTCGGCCAGACCGCTGCCAACCTGCGCAAAGTGCGTAAACCTGACGTTTACCACGGCAAAGGTGTGCGTTACGCTGGCGAGCAGATCGCTCTCAAAGCCGGTAAGGCTGGGGCCACCGGCGGGAAAGGTAAGAAATAA
- the rplN gene encoding 50S ribosomal protein L14, with product MIMPQTRLDVADNSGAREIMCIRVLNNGIGAKGLTTGGGGNKRYAAVGDIIIASVKESSPKGNVKAGDVVKAVVVRTTKAIQRPDGSVIRFDKNAAVIINNQGEPRGTRVFGPVARELRDRKFMKIISLAPEVL from the coding sequence ATGATCATGCCTCAAACGCGACTCGACGTCGCAGACAACAGCGGTGCCCGTGAAATCATGTGCATCCGTGTTCTGAACAACGGCATCGGCGCCAAGGGCCTGACCACCGGTGGTGGCGGTAACAAACGCTACGCTGCTGTGGGCGACATCATCATTGCCAGCGTCAAAGAGTCCTCCCCCAAGGGCAACGTGAAAGCCGGTGACGTGGTCAAGGCTGTTGTGGTTCGCACCACCAAAGCCATCCAGCGTCCCGACGGAAGCGTCATTCGCTTTGACAAGAACGCTGCCGTGATCATCAACAACCAGGGTGAACCCCGTGGTACCCGCGTTTTCGGGCCTGTGGCTCGCGAACTGCGTGACCGCAAGTTCATGAAGATCATCTCCCTGGCTCCGGAGGTGCTCTAA
- a CDS encoding type Z 30S ribosomal protein S14, which translates to MANKGKTISHNSKKFAVQNYSRCQRCGRARGYYRFFGLCRICLREMAHRGELPGVKKSSW; encoded by the coding sequence ATGGCTAACAAAGGCAAAACCATTTCCCACAACAGCAAGAAGTTCGCTGTGCAGAACTACAGTCGCTGCCAGCGTTGCGGCCGCGCCCGTGGATACTACCGTTTCTTCGGTCTGTGCCGCATCTGCTTGCGTGAAATGGCCCACCGTGGCGAACTGCCCGGTGTGAAAAAGTCCAGCTGGTAA
- the rpsQ gene encoding 30S ribosomal protein S17, producing MPKKVLQGIVVSDKADKTVTVKVERRFKHPLYGKVVTRSKKYAAHDETNEYHTGDIVEIINVRPISKTKTWKVTKLVERARGEA from the coding sequence ATGCCCAAGAAAGTGCTCCAAGGTATCGTTGTCAGCGACAAAGCGGACAAGACGGTCACCGTGAAGGTTGAACGCAGGTTCAAACACCCCCTTTACGGTAAAGTCGTGACCCGTTCCAAGAAGTACGCTGCCCACGATGAGACAAACGAATACCACACCGGTGACATCGTTGAGATCATCAACGTCCGTCCCATTTCCAAGACCAAAACCTGGAAAGTGACCAAACTGGTTGAACGCGCCAGAGGTGAAGCATGA
- the rpsH gene encoding 30S ribosomal protein S8 — MLSDPIADMLTRIRNATRTYKDSVDVPASKFKEQIAKILVKEGYLASYERVNEGKFDVLRIQLKYGHKREQVIKHIERISRPGRRAYVSHEDLPRIHKGLGLAVVSTSKGLLADRDARKEGIGGEVICVVW; from the coding sequence ATGCTGAGCGATCCTATTGCAGATATGCTGACGCGCATTCGGAATGCGACGCGCACATATAAGGACAGCGTGGATGTGCCTGCCTCCAAGTTCAAGGAGCAAATCGCCAAGATTTTGGTGAAAGAAGGCTACCTCGCGAGTTACGAGCGCGTTAACGAAGGCAAGTTTGATGTGTTGCGCATCCAACTGAAGTACGGACACAAGCGTGAGCAAGTGATCAAGCACATTGAGCGCATCTCCCGCCCTGGCCGTCGTGCTTACGTCAGCCACGAAGACCTGCCCCGCATCCACAAGGGTCTGGGTTTAGCCGTTGTTTCCACCTCCAAAGGTCTGCTTGCCGACCGCGATGCCCGCAAAGAAGGCATCGGCGGCGAAGTGATCTGCGTGGTCTGGTAA
- the rplE gene encoding 50S ribosomal protein L5, which translates to MDALKKKYYDEVRAQLQQEFGYASIMQVPRIQKIVLNQGLGSSKEDSKVIDKAASQLAIIALQKPVITKAKKSVSNFKLRQGMPIGLKVTLRGQRMYTFLEKLINVGLPRIRDFKGVNPNSFDGRGNYNLGVKEQLIFPEITYDMVDAVRGMDITIVTDARTDEEARALLKALGVPFRK; encoded by the coding sequence GTGGACGCTCTGAAGAAAAAATACTACGACGAGGTGCGCGCCCAACTGCAACAGGAGTTTGGCTACGCCAGCATCATGCAGGTGCCCCGCATCCAGAAAATCGTCCTGAACCAGGGTCTGGGTTCCAGCAAAGAGGACTCCAAAGTCATCGACAAAGCTGCCAGCCAACTCGCCATCATTGCCCTTCAAAAGCCTGTGATCACCAAGGCCAAGAAGAGCGTGTCCAACTTCAAACTCCGTCAGGGCATGCCCATCGGATTGAAAGTGACCCTGCGCGGCCAGCGCATGTACACCTTCCTGGAAAAGCTGATCAACGTCGGCCTTCCCCGCATCCGTGACTTCAAAGGCGTGAACCCCAACAGCTTTGACGGACGCGGCAACTACAACCTTGGTGTGAAAGAACAATTGATCTTTCCCGAGATCACCTATGATATGGTGGATGCCGTGCGCGGTATGGACATCACCATCGTGACCGACGCTCGCACCGACGAAGAGGCCCGTGCTCTGCTCAAAGCGCTCGGCGTTCCCTTCCGGAAGTAA
- the rpmC gene encoding 50S ribosomal protein L29 has protein sequence MKLSEIRQLKPAEIVQEVENRKKELMELRFQNSVGQLANPARIRELKREVAQLLTVSTESKGK, from the coding sequence ATGAAGCTCAGTGAAATTCGCCAACTGAAGCCCGCTGAAATCGTGCAGGAAGTCGAAAACCGCAAAAAAGAGTTGATGGAACTGCGTTTCCAGAACTCTGTCGGTCAACTCGCCAACCCTGCTCGCATTCGCGAACTCAAGCGCGAAGTCGCCCAACTGCTGACCGTTAGCACGGAAAGCAAAGGCAAGTAA
- the rpsC gene encoding 30S ribosomal protein S3: MGNKINPNGLRLGITKDWNSRWYASKKDYKKLLKEDEVIRALVTKKLANAGVARVEIERAGQQVSVTISAAKPGVVIGKGGEAIKALRQDIERLVSAGTVAVNVAEVGNPNLSAPLVALRIAEQIERRFAFRRAMKQAAQRVMESGARGVKVILGGRLGGAEQARVEKVLEGRVPLHTLRADIDYGTALAKTTYGIIGVKVLVFNGEVIGNRGEVRPAPQPKPQRGNEDRAQRRRPTARRRKEGGE; encoded by the coding sequence ATGGGTAACAAAATCAACCCCAACGGGCTGCGTCTGGGCATCACCAAAGACTGGAACAGCCGCTGGTACGCTTCCAAAAAGGATTACAAAAAGCTTCTGAAGGAAGACGAAGTGATCCGTGCTCTGGTCACCAAGAAGCTGGCCAACGCTGGTGTGGCCCGTGTTGAAATCGAGCGCGCCGGTCAGCAAGTCAGCGTGACCATCAGTGCTGCCAAACCCGGCGTCGTGATCGGCAAAGGTGGCGAAGCCATCAAAGCCCTCCGTCAGGACATCGAGCGTCTGGTTTCCGCCGGCACCGTGGCCGTGAATGTGGCAGAAGTGGGCAACCCCAACCTGTCCGCTCCCCTCGTGGCCCTGCGCATCGCTGAACAAATCGAGCGTCGTTTTGCCTTCCGTCGCGCCATGAAGCAAGCTGCCCAGCGCGTGATGGAATCTGGCGCCCGTGGTGTGAAAGTGATCCTCGGTGGTCGTCTCGGTGGTGCTGAACAGGCCCGCGTCGAGAAAGTGCTGGAAGGCCGCGTGCCCCTCCACACCCTCCGCGCCGACATCGACTACGGAACCGCTCTGGCCAAAACCACCTACGGCATCATCGGCGTCAAAGTCCTGGTGTTCAACGGTGAAGTGATTGGCAACCGTGGTGAAGTGCGTCCTGCACCCCAACCCAAACCCCAGCGTGGCAACGAAGATCGCGCACAACGTCGCCGTCCCACTGCCCGCCGTCGTAAAGAAGGAGGCGAGTAA
- the rplV gene encoding 50S ribosomal protein L22, producing MQSKAIARYIRIAPRKVRLVVDAIRGKSVSEAEDLLRFIPRGASDPVLKVLKSAKANAVNNFDLIEDRLYVAQTFVNEGPTLKRILPRARGRGDILKKRTSHITIILEERNG from the coding sequence CAAAGCAAAGCCATTGCCAGATACATTCGCATCGCTCCGCGCAAAGTGCGCCTTGTCGTTGATGCCATTCGCGGCAAGTCCGTGAGCGAAGCTGAAGACCTGCTGCGCTTCATTCCGCGCGGTGCGTCCGATCCCGTGCTCAAAGTGCTGAAAAGCGCCAAAGCCAACGCAGTGAACAACTTCGACCTGATCGAAGACCGTCTCTACGTTGCCCAAACCTTCGTCAACGAAGGACCCACCCTCAAGCGCATCCTCCCCCGTGCTCGTGGTCGTGGTGACATTCTTAAGAAGCGCACCAGCCACATCACCATCATTCTGGAGGAACGCAATGGGTAA
- the rplP gene encoding 50S ribosomal protein L16, with protein MLLPKRTKYRKMFRGRMTGATKGGEYVAFGDFGLVAQEPAWIKSNQIEACRIVMSRYFRRGGKIYIRIFPDKPITKKPAETRMGKGKGAVEYWVAVVKPGRVMFEVANVTEEQAREAFRLAGHKLPIKTKMVKREVYDEAQ; from the coding sequence ATGCTTCTTCCCAAGCGTACCAAGTACCGCAAAATGTTCCGCGGACGCATGACCGGTGCAACCAAGGGCGGCGAGTATGTGGCCTTCGGTGATTTCGGTCTGGTGGCTCAAGAGCCTGCATGGATCAAATCCAACCAGATTGAAGCCTGCCGTATCGTGATGAGCCGTTACTTCCGCCGTGGTGGTAAAATCTACATCCGCATTTTCCCGGACAAGCCCATCACCAAAAAGCCTGCCGAAACCCGAATGGGTAAAGGTAAAGGTGCGGTAGAATACTGGGTGGCTGTCGTGAAGCCTGGCCGCGTGATGTTCGAAGTCGCCAACGTGACCGAAGAGCAGGCCCGTGAAGCCTTCCGTCTGGCTGGACACAAACTGCCCATCAAGACCAAGATGGTCAAACGCGAGGTTTACGATGAAGCTCAGTGA